Within the Halarcobacter mediterraneus genome, the region AAAAGAGTTATTAATAAATCCAAATGAAACAGCAAAAGAATTAACACAAATTTGGAATAAATTTACATCACTTCAAATATTTAGAAGAATAAAAAAAGAGTTAGGACATGGGTTAATTTACTTTAGAGTTTATGAACCACATAAAAGTGGTGTTCCTCATTTACATGCTATGTTATTTCTTCCTGCAGGATATATATTATCAGTTAAGAAAAAGTATAAAGAATACTTTACAAATAAAGATAGATGGGGAAACAATAAAAAATCAATAGATTTTAAATATACTTTTTATAACTCTGCAGGTGGTGCTATTGCATATATTATGAAGTATGTTACAAAAACTTTTAAAAATGAAAATGACGAATCAACTCAATATGCATCTTATTGGTATATTAAACATAATATAAGAAGATTTTTATGCTCTCGTACACTTGCACCCGTTACTATTTATAGAAAAGTCAGACATTTTTTTAAAAAATCAGAAAATGATTATCTTAGAGTAAGTGAACTTATAAAAAACAATCAAATACATAGACTTTTTGAGGATACTACATATTCTTATATGTTTTATAATCATGAGACTGGGGAAGTAGAAAACGTGACTGTTTGGCAAAAGAACTCGGATTTAATACTTAATTCAAGAATAAAAACAAAAGATACTTTTACTTTAAAATATACAAAAAAAGATAAGAAAAAACTTTTAATTGCTTTTGTATCTGACTTTGAAAAATATGCCTTTAATGAAACTTTAGAAAAGTTTATTTTAATGCCAGTTCTTCCTAGTTTATTAAGTAATTACCAACTTCAAAGATATTATACAATTTTAGATAATCAAGATATCAAAACTTTAGATCTAGTGCATTTTGGATTAGTTAAAAATGAAATGATTAAAAGAGAGTTATTAAGAGAAGAAATTATTAACTTGAATGAATATGTTGAGGCTAATCCTCTAACCAACCGTAGGGCGGTAGCACACGTTCCTCTACAGTTTTGTATTGCAGAAGAAATAGGCTATGACGTGCCTTTTATATAACAATTAAAGGATTAAATTATGACTATTGAAGCAAGATTAGAAAATATGCAAAATCAATTATCAAATGTTATTGAACTTTTACAAATTTCAATAAGTTCATTGCATACTAAAAAAGCTGTTGCTAATTTTCTTGGAAAAAGCCAAAAAACAATAGATAATTATATTAAAAATGAATCGTTTATTAAAGGTAAACATTATTTTATTAATGATAGTGGAAAAGTAGAATTTATTCCAGTTGCAATAGTTGAATTTAAGAAGAATCCTACACATAAAATAAAAGTTATTGAAAAGAAAGAAGAAATTGAAAAGAAAACTATTGTATTAAGCGAAACATCGTCAAATATTTTAAAAGGTATAGTTTAATTGGATTCTGTAAAAGTAATCTATGGAGATTTAAAAATTAATATTAGACCTATTAATAATCATTGGTGGCTAGATTTTTATCATAATAAAAAGAGAATTAGAAAAACAACTAATTTGAAAGTTAATGAAAAAAACTTAAAACATATAAAAAATATGATAATACCTGAAATTGTATCTGCATTAACTGGTGATAATCAAGTAGAATATTTTGAAAAAGATTTGTTTTTTGATGATTTTTCTATTGAGTTTTTTAAAGTCTATAAAGATACAGTAAGAATACACGTTTATGAAAAAAATCAAAAGCATTATGATAACCATATAAAACCATATTTTGCAAAACATATTTTAAAGGATATTCAGCCTTTGGAGCTTGAGCAATGGCAATTAAAATTACTTAAAAAATATAAACCTAGTACAGTAGTTAAATATCGTTCTATTATGTATTCAATTTTTGATAAAGCCTTACAAAACAATCTTATAAAATATAATCCTTTAACTCGTGTAAAATCTCCTTTGACAATAAAAAAGAAGATTAGAACATTAACAGAAAAAGAAGATGAAAATGTAAATCCATTTACAATAAAAGAAATTAAAAAGATATTATCTAATGCAAATGGTAACTTGTATTATGTAATATTTTTTATGTTCTTAACTGGTATTCGTCCAGGGGAATTAATATCTTTAACTTGGGATGATATAGATTATGATAAGAAAAGAGTTGCAGTAGAAAAAACTACTGTACATGGTAAAGTAGGGGATGTTAAAACTCAATCAAGTGTAAGGTATATAGATATGCTTCCTCAATTAGAAACTGTTATTAAAAATCTTCATAAAGAAACTGGTAATTATGAAAATCTTTTTATCTCTCATTTTAAAAAGCCTTTTTATTCTCATGATATTTTAAACAAGAGGTTTAAAGAATTATTAGAAAAAATAAATATTAAAGAAAGAAGTTTATATAATCTTAGACATACTTTTGCAAGTCATATGATTTCAAATATCCAAAATGGTATAGATATACTTTGGGTATCAAAAATGTTAGGTCATAAAGACTTATCAATTACATTACAAATTTATGCAAAATATATAAAAGAAGATGATGAGACTAGATTTAGTAAATTGGATAAAATAGGCACGATTTTAGGCATTATTTAGTTTTTACTATTTATAAAGTCCATAAATATGGAGTTCTAGAATGAAGATAAGAATCTATTATGAAGATACAGATATTGGTGGTGTAGTTTACTACGCAAATTATTTAAAGTTTTGTGAAAGAGCTAGAAGTAATATCTTTTTTGAAAAAGGATTATCTCCCCATCAAGAAAATGAATTTTTTGTTGTAAAAAAAGTAGAAGCAGATTATATTAAATCAGCAACTTTTGCAGATGAGTTAGAAGTTACTTCAAAGGTAATATCTCAAAAAAGTGCTTCTTTAGAGATTTTTCATGAAATATTTAGAAATGAAGAATTACTTTTTACAGCAAAGGTAAAACTTGCATATTTAAAAAACTTTAAACCTACAAAAATACCTAAAGATATTTTAGAACTCTTTTCTAATTTTAATTAAAAAATTTTACTAAAAGCCAAGTTCAAAAAGGATAAAATATATCCTTTAAAAATTAATTTTACTTATAAAGGATACTTTAGTGTTAGAAATTTTTGTTATAGCTTACTGTGTATATTTCTTTTTTACAATATATACTTCATTTATGCAAATAGGGTATGTACATAAAGCAAGAACTTTAAGACCTATTATTTTAGAAAATGAAAAATATATTGAAGCAGCAAACTATTCTATAGAAAAAGAGAGATTATCAATTGTTTCATCTTTTTATAATTTTTTATTATTTATTTTTTGGATTGGGTTTGGACTTTCTATTTTAGACTCTTTAATTAGTGTTGAAAGTTATTGGTTAAAAGCAATTGTATATGTTGATTTATTTATCATAATTAATTGGCTTTTAGGTTTACCTTTTGATTTATATTCAACTTTTAAATTAGATAAGAAATATGGTTTTTCAAATATGACACCAGCTTTATTTGTAAAAGATACAATTAAATCAGGAATCTTATTTTTAGTATTTGGTTCAGCTGTAATTGGTGGAATTTCTTGGATTATTACTAATTTACAAACTTGGTGGATTTGGGGTTTTGTTTTTATTTTTGCTGTAATTATTTTAATTAATATGCTTTATCCTGTAATTAGAGATAAAATGTTTGATAAATTTGAGCCTTTAAAAGACAAAGAATTAGAAGAAAAAATAAATACTTTATTATCAGAAGTAGGGTTTAAAAGTTCAGGTGTATTTTCAGTAGATGCAAGTAAAAGAGACAATAGATTAAATGCTTATTTTGGTGGTTTAGGAAGTACAAAAAGAGTTGTATTGTTTGATACTTTAGTAGAAAAATTAACTCATAATGAACTTTTAGCTGTTTTAGGTCATGAATTAGGGCATTTTAAAAATGGAGATATATTAAAAAATATCGGAATTATGGGTGCTGTAATGTTTGTATTTTTTGCAATATTTGGAAATTTAAGTGAAGCAATATTTTTAGGTTTATCTCTACAAAATGAACCTTATGCAATTATTACTTTATTTTTAATTTTTTCTCCTATTTTATCATTTTTTTTAATGCCTTTAATTTCTTTAATTAGTAGACATAATGAGTATGCAGCAGATGAATTTGGTTCAAATTTACAAAGTAAAGAAGATTTAGTAAATGCTTTATTAAAATTAGCAAATGAAAATAAATCTTTCCCTCTTTCTCATCCTTTATATATCTTTTTTTACTATTCTCATCCACCATTAGTAGAAAGATTCAAAGAGTTAGGTTATGATGTGAATGAAGAAAGTGAAGAAGCTTTAAAAGATAGTATTTTTAATAAATAATGGAAAATCAAGTTTTAATTTTAACTGTAGGTTTAGTATCTGGTTTAATAATAGCTTTTTTAATAACATGGTTAATTTTCAAACAGAAAATTAACCTCTTAACTAAAGAGTTAGAATATGTAAAAGAAGCTGATGAAAATATTATTAACTCTTTAAATAATAGTAATAAAAAACTTGAAGATGATATCAGAAAACAAGAAAAAAATTTTCAAGATAGACTAGCTTTAGAAGTAAGATCTTATGAGACAAAAATCAAATCTTTAAAAAGTTTTATTGAAGATAAAAAACAACAATATGAAAATGAATTTAAAATTAAAGAAGATAATTTAAAAGAAAAAATTGAACTTTTAGAGAACTCAAGAGAAAGATTAAAAGTAGAGTTTGAAAACTTAGCAAATAAACTATTTGAAGAAAATACTAAAAAGTCTTCAAATAGTTTAAATCAGCTTTTAAACCCTTTCAAAGATCAGTTAAATAGTTTTGGAAAAAGAGTTAATGATATTCATAGTGAAGAGACAAAACAACGAGTAAATTTATTATCAGAAATTAAAAATTTAAAAGAATTGAATAATCAAATTTCACAAGATGCATTAAATTTAACAAAAGCTTTAAAAGGTGAAAATAAAACTCAAGGTGATTGGGGAGAGCTTATTCTTTCAAAAATCTTAGAACAAACAGGACTAAGAGAAGGTTTTGAATATTCTACTCAAGGCTCTTATACTGATGAAAATGGTAAAAGATTAAGACCAGATGTTATTGTACATCTTCCTCAAAATAAAGATATTGTAATAGATTCAAAAGTATCTTTAACTTCGTATATAAATTATACGGAGTCTCAAGATGATATTCAAAGAGGAAATGCAACAAAAGAGTTAATAAAGTCTTTATA harbors:
- a CDS encoding replication endonuclease; protein product: MYGITRQDIQIIDTKIELQKKYLLSRHFDFGDNTKSALDFTYSANLNPKKYFAEMNNRINSIFQYAKDLNLKPVFITLTAPSKYHKTNRKKELLINPNETAKELTQIWNKFTSLQIFRRIKKELGHGLIYFRVYEPHKSGVPHLHAMLFLPAGYILSVKKKYKEYFTNKDRWGNNKKSIDFKYTFYNSAGGAIAYIMKYVTKTFKNENDESTQYASYWYIKHNIRRFLCSRTLAPVTIYRKVRHFFKKSENDYLRVSELIKNNQIHRLFEDTTYSYMFYNHETGEVENVTVWQKNSDLILNSRIKTKDTFTLKYTKKDKKKLLIAFVSDFEKYAFNETLEKFILMPVLPSLLSNYQLQRYYTILDNQDIKTLDLVHFGLVKNEMIKRELLREEIINLNEYVEANPLTNRRAVAHVPLQFCIAEEIGYDVPFI
- a CDS encoding tyrosine-type recombinase/integrase, which produces MDSVKVIYGDLKINIRPINNHWWLDFYHNKKRIRKTTNLKVNEKNLKHIKNMIIPEIVSALTGDNQVEYFEKDLFFDDFSIEFFKVYKDTVRIHVYEKNQKHYDNHIKPYFAKHILKDIQPLELEQWQLKLLKKYKPSTVVKYRSIMYSIFDKALQNNLIKYNPLTRVKSPLTIKKKIRTLTEKEDENVNPFTIKEIKKILSNANGNLYYVIFFMFLTGIRPGELISLTWDDIDYDKKRVAVEKTTVHGKVGDVKTQSSVRYIDMLPQLETVIKNLHKETGNYENLFISHFKKPFYSHDILNKRFKELLEKINIKERSLYNLRHTFASHMISNIQNGIDILWVSKMLGHKDLSITLQIYAKYIKEDDETRFSKLDKIGTILGII
- a CDS encoding YbgC/FadM family acyl-CoA thioesterase, which encodes MKIRIYYEDTDIGGVVYYANYLKFCERARSNIFFEKGLSPHQENEFFVVKKVEADYIKSATFADELEVTSKVISQKSASLEIFHEIFRNEELLFTAKVKLAYLKNFKPTKIPKDILELFSNFN
- a CDS encoding M48 family metallopeptidase, with protein sequence MLEIFVIAYCVYFFFTIYTSFMQIGYVHKARTLRPIILENEKYIEAANYSIEKERLSIVSSFYNFLLFIFWIGFGLSILDSLISVESYWLKAIVYVDLFIIINWLLGLPFDLYSTFKLDKKYGFSNMTPALFVKDTIKSGILFLVFGSAVIGGISWIITNLQTWWIWGFVFIFAVIILINMLYPVIRDKMFDKFEPLKDKELEEKINTLLSEVGFKSSGVFSVDASKRDNRLNAYFGGLGSTKRVVLFDTLVEKLTHNELLAVLGHELGHFKNGDILKNIGIMGAVMFVFFAIFGNLSEAIFLGLSLQNEPYAIITLFLIFSPILSFFLMPLISLISRHNEYAADEFGSNLQSKEDLVNALLKLANENKSFPLSHPLYIFFYYSHPPLVERFKELGYDVNEESEEALKDSIFNK
- the rmuC gene encoding DNA recombination protein RmuC; this encodes MENQVLILTVGLVSGLIIAFLITWLIFKQKINLLTKELEYVKEADENIINSLNNSNKKLEDDIRKQEKNFQDRLALEVRSYETKIKSLKSFIEDKKQQYENEFKIKEDNLKEKIELLENSRERLKVEFENLANKLFEENTKKSSNSLNQLLNPFKDQLNSFGKRVNDIHSEETKQRVNLLSEIKNLKELNNQISQDALNLTKALKGENKTQGDWGELILSKILEQTGLREGFEYSTQGSYTDENGKRLRPDVIVHLPQNKDIVIDSKVSLTSYINYTESQDDIQRGNATKELIKSLYTHIKGLGAKSYENIEEVKTLDFVIMFIPIEGAFMLAASEDNNLFKTAFENNIMLVSPSTLFATLRTIENIWRYEHQNENALLISKKAADLYDKFASFVNDIENIGTHLDRTQKAYEESIKKLSLGRGNLIRRSEEFIELGVKVKKKIDTQKLLGE